AGAAAATACCAGAAAGATTCTACAGTAGGGTAGTTTTTCCCAGCAACTTTTGGCAAACAAGCAAATGTTTCGTCAATTGTTTTACCACGGAAACGAATCCCTTCTTGTGGATCAAGGTAAGAAATGTCGGTTACCAGACACTTCACATCACGAGCGCCACCGATACACTGTTCGATGGTCACTTCGCCAATCTTCACGTTACCGTGTTCTTTCATGAGTTTTGTGGTACGCGGACGGTGCTCAACAATCTTTTGGCGCAGTTTCTCTTTAAGTCCCATACTGATGCCTCCTTAAAATCACTTTCTATTGACTTAGCACAAACGTGCTATAACGACCAGCAGCCTTTACTTAGGCCAAATTTCTGTATACAATATACCAAGATTCTAGTGATGGCAAGTATTTTTCGAAATGATGTTTGATTCCTATCGGGGGTATAGAAATGGCCAAAATACCGCAAGAACCATTATTTGAGATGGTCTTTCTCTACAATAAAATGACGTCTTTTTATGATGAAACATGTGCTTTAAGCGATATTTCTCGTGGCGAACGACGCTCTGAATGGCTCCCAGATGTCGATATCAGCGTGAGCCCAAAAGAGTATCGTGTAGAAGTCGCCCTCCCCGGAGTGGACAACGAAGATGTAGAACTCGAAATTCGCGGCAAACACCTCGTCATCTCTGGAGTACGGCGTTTGCGCAAGCAATCAGAAGGGTGCACGTACGTGCGAATGGAACAAAACCACGGTGCCTTTCGCAAGCGCGTGTATCTGGAAAATGACATTGACGAAAAAAATGTTTGTGTTGAACTGCGCGATGGCCTCTTACGAATCCATCTTCCACTACAGACGACAACCGGTGCCAGCGCATGATGCACGAACGAAGCGCATTACTGATTGGCGAAGCCGGAATCCAAACACTCGCTCGATCAAGCATGGCGGTTATTGGCCTTGGTGGAGTGGGTTCATTTGTGGCCGAAGCACTGGCTCGTTCAGGAGTTGGCACGCTCTATTTGCTTGATGCCGATGTGGTCAGCACTGGCAACCTTAACCGCCAACTCGTTGCCCTCCATTCTACAATCGGCCATTCAAAAGCCGAAGTCGCACAACAACGTGTGCTTGATATATCGCCCACCACAACCGTACACATTAATACCGACTTCTATACCGAAGGGGAACTATTTGGCGGCGCGACGGTTGATCTCGTCTTTGACTGCATCGATTCGCTCAACCCCAAACTACGCCTTTTGCGCCGCTTGCTCGATGCCGGACAACCGTTCATCAGCTCGATGGGCGCTGGCGGCAAACTTGATCCGCAACAAGTGCAAATTGCCAAATTAAGCCAAACCGACATTTGCCCCTTAGCCGCGCGTGTGCGCAAATTCATCCGCCGCACCGGCCACACCCTTGACTTCCCTGTCGTCTATTCGCGGGAAAAACCAATCACACCACACACTCCGCTCATCAGTAAAACCGCCCATGGACGCGACCGCGTGGCACAGGGAAGCATGATCTTTGTCCCCGCCACCTTCGGTCTTTCTATGGCATCATGGGGCTGCCGATGGTTGTTATCTGGCGGAAAAACTGTGTAAAATGGTGACCCTTGTGTTCATCGCTATTTTAGAAGTACCAAACAATAAAGGATGTATGTATGCCACTTCCCCCCGAACTTCAGTCCATTTTAGTGTGCCCACAGTGCAAAGGGACACTGGAATACGCAACCACTCCGCGCGAAGAACTCCACTGCCATGCCTGCGCACTGGCATATCCCATCACTGATGACATCCCCATCATGCTGATAGAAAAAGCAAGGAGCCTTGCATGTCAAAAGTAATTGTTGCGCTTGATACCTCAGATCGGATGATTGCCCGCAGCACCGTCGATGAGCTCGCCTCTTTTCGTCCGTGGTTCAAAATCGGTAAGGAACTGTTTGTTTCCCATGGACAAAAAATAGTCGAAGATGTTGTTTCTGCTGGCGCACACGTTTTTCTCGACCTCAAGTTCCATGACATCCCCAATACCGCTGCCCAAGCCACCCGTGCCGCTGCCGAACTCGGTGTGCGGATGGTGAACGTTCATGCCAGTGGCGGTCGCACCATGATGGAAGCCGCCGCGAACGCGCTGAAGGATATCAGCAATCCGCCGCTCCTGATTGCCGTTACCGTCCTGACCAGCATGGGAGCCGATGAATTGCGCGAAGTCGGCATTGAAGCACCCCTAGAGCAACACGTTTTACGGCTCGCCACGCTCGCGAAAGAAAGCGGACTCAATGGAGTGGTCTGTTCCGCGCGTGAAGTGCGCCTGATCAAAGAACACCTTGGCGAAGATTTCCTGACGATCACACCGGGCATTCGCCCCGCGTGGTCAACCACTGACGATCAAACCCGCATCACCACACCAGCCGATGCCGTGAAGCTGGGGACAGATTTTATGGTAATCGGTCGCCCAATTACCAAACATAAGCGCCCGCAAGAAGGGTATGCCCTGATTCAAGAGGAGATCGACGCTGCTCTACGCGGATAATCAACTGCAAATTTTTGCTACCCCGCAAAGGCTAGGACTCAACCACCGCGCGAGCCAAAAGCTCCTCTATCAGCTTGGATATTTAGTGCGCGGAGAAAGCGGATTTGGCTATCTGCCAAATATTGCTGCCCGAAAAAAATATTACGTCCGGCCACTGGTTCCGATGGAGCTGATGACCACAACAACTGTGCCAACAAACCATTGCGAGCACTGTGATGGCTGCTTAAACCATTGCCCAGCCAAAGTCATTGGCCATGGCCATACCGCCAACCAATCATTGAAGTGCCTCGTTCATCAGTGGTTACTTACATGCAATACCTGCATTACAGAATGTAATCGAAGACAAATTTCAAAGGCTTGCCACCCGACTACCTGAAAGGGTATAAGCTCCCCAAGAGATGAAAAGAGGTAGAATATGTCATTGACCGTTGAAAAAGTTCGGGAGGCACTTGCCCCCGTCAAAGACCCCGAAATCGGCAAAACCCTGCTCGAACTCGGAATGATTAAAGATATCCAGGTCGATGGCGGAGATGTTCTGGTGGTCGTCGAACTAACCACCGCCGGATGCCCGCTCAAAACACAGATTGAACGCGAATGCCGCGAAGCGGTAGAAACTGTCGCTGGCGTCAAAAGCGTCGCCATCCGGCTGACCGCACCTGAAACAACTGCCGTCGAAAATCCCCTCCCTGGCATTAAACACATTGTGGCTATTGGCAGTGGCAAAGGTGGCGTCGGCAAATCGACGGTCACTTGCAATATGGCCGTCGCTCTCGCACGTATGGGTTATAAAGTTGGCTTAATGGATGCCGATATCTACGGCCCATCGGTGCCGAAAATGTTCGGTGTGACTGAGCGCCCGACCGTGCGTGGCGAAGATATTGTTCCGCCGCAAACCGCCGACGGCATCAAGATTATGAGCATGGGATTTTTTCTCGATGAAAACGACCCTGTCATCTGGCGCGGCCCCGTTATTCACAGTGCAATTAAACAGTTTATGTGCGAAGTGGCATGGGAAGAACTCGACTTTCTGCTGCTCGACCTTCCCCCAGGAACTGGCGATGTGCAGCTGAGCCTCGTACAAACCGTGCCGATTACTGGCGCGGTAGTCGTTTCGACGCCGCAAGACGTTGCCCTGCTCGATGCCCGTAAAGCGGTAGCTATGTTTGAAAAAACCGGCGTGGAGATCCTTGGTATTGTCGAAAATATGAGCTACCACATCTGCCCCAACTGCAACCACGAAAGCCATATTTTTGGCACCGAAGGGGCACGCAAATACGCAGCTGAAAAGAAACTCCCTTTCTTAGGCGATCTCCCGCTCAGCATTGCCGTGCGCGAAACCGGCGACGCTGGCACACCGTTCTACGCCGCACTGGAAAGCGAAAGCGACCTCGCCAAGAAGTTCACGAAAATTGCGAAAAACCTTGTCGCCAGTGTTAGCGTGCGGATGCAAACCAAACCAGCACCGCAGAAAATCGGCGTATCTAAAGGTGGCAAGTCGGCGTGTAGCGGAGGATAATGTTCTTTCTTTTCACGTGAAAAGAATGGCAACTCTTACACACAGACGCATATAGACATCCATTAACTACATGGTGTCATTTCGAACGAGCGTAGCGAGGAGAAGTCTCAGAAAAAACAAGAGATCTCTCACTGCGTTCGAGATGACAAGGGAGATCGTAAATGGTTACAAAATTTTCAGCATATACGGCAAATCAACCGCCAAAAATAACAAGGAGATAGTATGACCAAGCAACACAAAATCGCCGTTTTACCCGGCGACGGCATCGGCCCAGAAGTCATGGCTGTAGCGATCGAAGTGCTCGACACCGTTGGTGCACAGTACGGACTGACTTTTGAAAAAGAGTGGGCTGATGTTGGCGGGATCGCCATCGACAACTGGGGCGAGCCACTGCCCGCTAAAACCCTTGAAGCATGTAAAAATGCCGAAGCGATCCTGTTTGGCTCCGTCGGTGGCCCCAAATGGGAAAACCTGCCACCGGAAAAACAGCCGGAACGTGGCGCACTCTTGCCTCTACGGAAAATATTCGGTCTATACGCTAACTTACGTCCAGCCATCATCTTCCCAGCACTGACTGGCGCTTCAACCCTTAAAGAAGAATGTATTGCCGGTGGCATGGACATTCTGATTGTCCGCGAACTCACGGGCGGAATTTACTTCGGTCAACCGAAAGGGCGCGAAGAGAAACCCGAACGCAAAGCATTTGACACACTTGTATACAGCGAATCCGAAATCCGTCGTATCGCCATCGTTGCTTTTGAAGCCGCCATGAAGCGCAACAAAAAACTCTGCTCTATCGACAAAGCCAACGTCCTTACCACGTCAATCCTGTGGCGCGAAGTGGTCGTAGAAGTCTCGAAAAACTACCCTGAAGTCGAACTGACGCACATGTACGTCGACAATGCCGCTATGCAGCTCGTGCGTAACCCGAAGCAATTCGACGTGATCTTGGCCGACAACATGTTCGGCGATATCTTGTCTGACGAAGCTGCCATGCTAACCGGTTCACTCGGCATGTTGCCATCGGCATCACTGGCTGAAGGAACGT
This Chrysiogenes arsenatis DSM 11915 DNA region includes the following protein-coding sequences:
- a CDS encoding tRNA threonylcarbamoyladenosine dehydratase codes for the protein MMHERSALLIGEAGIQTLARSSMAVIGLGGVGSFVAEALARSGVGTLYLLDADVVSTGNLNRQLVALHSTIGHSKAEVAQQRVLDISPTTTVHINTDFYTEGELFGGATVDLVFDCIDSLNPKLRLLRRLLDAGQPFISSMGAGGKLDPQQVQIAKLSQTDICPLAARVRKFIRRTGHTLDFPVVYSREKPITPHTPLISKTAHGRDRVAQGSMIFVPATFGLSMASWGCRWLLSGGKTV
- the leuB gene encoding 3-isopropylmalate dehydrogenase — protein: MTKQHKIAVLPGDGIGPEVMAVAIEVLDTVGAQYGLTFEKEWADVGGIAIDNWGEPLPAKTLEACKNAEAILFGSVGGPKWENLPPEKQPERGALLPLRKIFGLYANLRPAIIFPALTGASTLKEECIAGGMDILIVRELTGGIYFGQPKGREEKPERKAFDTLVYSESEIRRIAIVAFEAAMKRNKKLCSIDKANVLTTSILWREVVVEVSKNYPEVELTHMYVDNAAMQLVRNPKQFDVILADNMFGDILSDEAAMLTGSLGMLPSASLAEGTFGLYEPSGGSAPDIAGQGIANPIAQILSAAMMLKFSFGAIEASEKIEAAVRKTLDQGYRTGDIMSPGMQRVNTKEIGQAILANLK
- a CDS encoding Mrp/NBP35 family ATP-binding protein gives rise to the protein MSLTVEKVREALAPVKDPEIGKTLLELGMIKDIQVDGGDVLVVVELTTAGCPLKTQIERECREAVETVAGVKSVAIRLTAPETTAVENPLPGIKHIVAIGSGKGGVGKSTVTCNMAVALARMGYKVGLMDADIYGPSVPKMFGVTERPTVRGEDIVPPQTADGIKIMSMGFFLDENDPVIWRGPVIHSAIKQFMCEVAWEELDFLLLDLPPGTGDVQLSLVQTVPITGAVVVSTPQDVALLDARKAVAMFEKTGVEILGIVENMSYHICPNCNHESHIFGTEGARKYAAEKKLPFLGDLPLSIAVRETGDAGTPFYAALESESDLAKKFTKIAKNLVASVSVRMQTKPAPQKIGVSKGGKSACSGG
- a CDS encoding Trm112 family protein; the protein is MPLPPELQSILVCPQCKGTLEYATTPREELHCHACALAYPITDDIPIMLIEKARSLACQK
- the pyrF gene encoding orotidine-5'-phosphate decarboxylase; this translates as MSKVIVALDTSDRMIARSTVDELASFRPWFKIGKELFVSHGQKIVEDVVSAGAHVFLDLKFHDIPNTAAQATRAAAELGVRMVNVHASGGRTMMEAAANALKDISNPPLLIAVTVLTSMGADELREVGIEAPLEQHVLRLATLAKESGLNGVVCSAREVRLIKEHLGEDFLTITPGIRPAWSTTDDQTRITTPADAVKLGTDFMVIGRPITKHKRPQEGYALIQEEIDAALRG
- a CDS encoding Hsp20/alpha crystallin family protein, which codes for MAKIPQEPLFEMVFLYNKMTSFYDETCALSDISRGERRSEWLPDVDISVSPKEYRVEVALPGVDNEDVELEIRGKHLVISGVRRLRKQSEGCTYVRMEQNHGAFRKRVYLENDIDEKNVCVELRDGLLRIHLPLQTTTGASA